gacctcaaccttAAAGCTAATACAAATTAGTCCACAAAACCCCATTTTGTTTTACTGAGGTCTTTAGGCATGAATTCAActttattttgttctgttttttgttcatAGTAGTTCACTGAAGACGTAGTGTCCATTAGATTTGTACTGATGCTCACCAGGAATCGTACGTGCTGTAGACTGAAGTTGCTGTTTTTGTTGATGTGATCCACCAACCGGCCCGGCGTGGCCACGACAATATCAGCCAAGCTGTGGCTAACACCTCCTCTACACAAAGTCACAACATTCAAATTAAGAATATTTAAGTTCATGGTATAGTCCATCAAGTTCACATACACTGTTATCCTCTTTGTCCCATGAACCTACAAACACACTCACCTGTTTTCAGAGAGCGTGGCTTGCTCTGCAGCAAATGATTTTTGACCTGTGATCATGACCACCTTTAGACTGGTGCCCTCAGCGTATGTGCTAAACACCTTTGACACCTGTGGGATTGAAACGAAGGATGAACAATAAATACTGATGGATAGCTAGACAACTGGATATGTACAGTAAATAGCTAAATGACAAACATTACCTGTTGTGCTAACTCCTTTGTAGGTAGTACAGCGAGCGCACGGACCTCACACACCACACGCTTGGACAAGGCCTGCATTAATAAACGTCATGTGAATATATTTGTCTCTTATATTCAATGAAAACTGTCTTTCTTAacaagcaaatcagcatattagaatgatttctgaatgatcatgtgacacttaagactggagtattgatgctgaaaattcagctttgatcacatgaataaattacatcttaaaatacgtTAAGGTGaggcactgcaggtgaatagggggaaaaatgaactaatatcaccttacttacccagttaattgattacattgataaatgcaaacattttttgtattacaagttttctaaaatgttaggtttaaatatgcaaatgaggcattatttaataaaatatgcactaatttgcatacatttttagtacaaaaatctaaacactggatgaagtcagtttcaaaattcttgtttaatttttttgacatacactaccgttcaaaagtttggggtcagtacatttttatcgtttttttttttttttttttttttaaagaaattaatacttttattcaccaaggatgtattaaattaatagtttattaaaagttaattataaataatttacattgttataaaatatttatactgtactttttaaacttgttattcatgaaagaatcctgaaaaaaaaaaaaaaatcaaaaaaatatttggcagcacaactgttgatattttccaacattgatcattctaataataaatcagcatgttataatgatttctgaaggatcatgtgacacttaagactggagtaacagctgataaaaattcagcttttcatcacaggaataaattctattttaaagtatgttaaaataaaaaacattattttatattgtaaaaacattttgcaatattattttttttttctgtatttttaatcaaataaatgcaaccttgatgagcataagagacttctttaaagactattaaaagtcttactgaccccaaacttttgaacggtagtgtataagaGTCAAAGgtttagaacagacagaaaacaacgtaattttttaccattttggggggaattaaattgtataaaatcaagcaaattatatatgaacaaatccctctgtaaaaaccttcaggatatagacagaaataaaactgtaaagtttggtgtgtgtaagtgctactgaagtggagatttatggttcagtgtaggagaaaagaaacattttgagactttaaaaatatgtattgtaattgaaatctactgacacaaataattaaagtgctataaaagaaacacttaacagtgtcttttgggtgttttctttccactagtctgaaaaaacactttatgaaacaccaaaaaactgtgtttttgcctgcagtgtctccccttaaaacaataaactgttattttaaattgtaataatatttcacaatattaatattttactgtattctTAATGCAGCATCAacaagcataagagacttatttcaaaaacattttaaaaaacagaaaatgcCTTGAGCTGGATTCAAACTTACATCACCAAAATCAACTCCACAGTTCAATTTGTCAGAGCAAACAACCATTAAGACTATTCACTGTAAAAACATGAATGCAATTCATTGTTTGCATATGTACCTGTACAACAGGTATGACGAACGCCAATGTCTTTCCACTTCCTGTAGGAGCAGAAACACAGATGTCTCTTGGTCTGTAGCCACCTGGACCAACCAGCAGCCCAGAGCCCACACTCTCTAGAATGGCAGGAATGACCTCAGCTTGAACTGAAAACACAAACATAAATGATGCTCTGCAATCTTCATATGCTTCCTGTAGCTTGAACAGAGGAGCACAGCAATAGCAACAACAAAGCCATGGGTTCTTAATAAAATGTGAATGCAATCTAACTTGCTTTGGAAAACAAGTCTgccaaatacataaatgtgatcctggagcacaaaacgagtcataacgttttttttttttttttttttttttttctgaaagctgaataaataagcctgaTAGGATATGACCGTTTTTAGCCGAGAACTATTTGATATctagaatctgaaggtgcaaaaaaataaaataaataaatcacttttaaagttgtccaattaaagttctttgcaatgcatattactaatcaaaaattactacaaattattacaattattatatatattcacagtaggaaatttactaaatgtaatgtacttaatatcctaatgatatttggcataaaacaataatcgataattttgacccaaagtatttttgtattttgctactctttgttttgtggtccagggtcacaaatgtgaaaaagaaaaaaaatatatccaTACAGgagaaatcaagggtaaccaaAATGCTTTGgtaacattctacaaaatatattttgtgttccacagaagaaagtaagtcaaacaggtttggaaagacatgaaggTGAGGAAATGATGATAGAATTTATAAGCAGTAAATTttctgcattctagctcaaaatcaatgctagTGCATTtgtatgtgacaaaaatgcaagtttgttgCATTTGCTGTGAATTCAGTAATATCtatcattatttttttctgtcctgttttgttcattcatttactccaattttttaaaaatcgaaatattgagaaaattacttttaaagttgtccaaaatccaaattaagttctcagcaatgcatattactaatcaaaaattcagttttgatgtatttacagtatgaaatttacaaaatatcttcatgttacatctttacttaatatcctaatgatttctggcatcaAAGAAAAAATGTATCCTTTTGACCCAttcagtgctacttaagactggttttgtggtccagggtcacaaatgtacatTGACAGTGATACAAAAGTTTAAACTTGTCAGTGCATGTATATCATATTCTCCACTAATAAAGGTCAAGATTTGGTCTGTTATAACCATCTTATAATATATAACCATCTGGCTGCATTGTGTTTAATATGATGGCAATTAATTATCACACCCTTTTACCTGGAAAGAAGCTCTGAATGTCGTTATTTTCTAATTTCTTGAGCAGTGTGGGACAGATGCCTGGCACCTCACTGATGGGAATGAGGTTGTTCGTAATGTCTCTCTGAATGACGTCAGGCTGCGCCAACCACTGAGGCAATACTCTTTTGACCTGTGATTGTGCAAAAACATTTCTATTAAAGACACAACACTTGATACAGTTTAATTCAGAACTTAGAGATGTTTTCCCATGCTACCTTTTGCACTGTTTTCTCTGCGAAGCCACCCAGGATGTGGAAGCCGGACTGGGAGGAGCCGTTTTCGGCCTTTGCTTCCTGACTGATCTGAGGGTCCACAGATTCTTCAGTCTTCTTATTTTCCTCTTTTTTAGTCGTCTTATTTTCCTCTTTGTCACTTTCACTTGTTTCTGTGATTTCTACAGACTTCTCATTATTGGATTCCTTATCTCctgaaataaataatacatttctgtaAAAAGCACTTTTTACGAAAAACAGTACAGGAGGATTGAACTTAGAAACTTTTAGAAACATGGTGACCGCCAAGGACCATGATCGGTTCacttaattttacaaaatatcacGTTCCCAATATCATGTGGCCCGAGATATTAATTCATGGTAACGTCATATTATGTTTAGGGGACTACATGCATTTCTCATGGCCACGAGTTGAATGCGTAAACAAACCTGCATGACCATAGTAACCTGGGATTATCAGAGATGGATTCATTAATATCTTATTTTGAATTaagaaattataaataaattattacataaaatatagctgcaagcagcaattacggggccaagcactcaaaggggaaaatgaggagctaaggatggcaggaacagcagaccaactgcaacaataagtaaaaggaaGCTGTTATCAAATCAACGTGgtgtgttcagtgtgaggtgacaaaggcacacacaaagtttggtgtcattatgtcaaagctttgcatagataaagcctcagaatcaTTTTGGCATAAAGCCTAATATTTGTAGAgacgctgtacgaaaacggtttcatttatcaacatgaaatccataactttttgtcagcatagtctgaagatgactcgattttggtgaaaatcggaccaacggtctaggactagttaaaaaaaagtaggttttcaacataaaccaAAATGGCGGACATATAGATTGACCAACTGTGtcaaaattggtatctatgttgtcggcatgacccatggaatattttgagactaatctcattacaataggctaatgctatcgacagttattagcatttttgtccaTTTAATAATTcatagttaatgaatggtttattactcttgaccaataggcggcgctgttaccaaattgatgcgTTGTAATGACTGttaggtggtaatgccacatacaaaatttcgtgcaaatatctcaaagctttgcagagatacagcttcagatgcgctttggcatctttccagcaaattcgttgatgcgttaaatgaaaacggtttcaaatatcgacacgaaatccataactttttttcagcatggtcTTGCCAAAATTGGTATCGGTGTTCTCAGCA
Above is a genomic segment from Garra rufa chromosome 15, GarRuf1.0, whole genome shotgun sequence containing:
- the ddx51 gene encoding ATP-dependent RNA helicase DDX51; amino-acid sequence: MALFMINRYLGEEEDSESSRESRSRALLAKLQEQVKARERLSISNTPDEGCDEDHQGDKEQKKRKHEEPEPEEVQRKTKKSENVRKQDLADEVASSAKKKKKRKSLSTERESMDTGDKESNNEKSVEITETSESDKEENKTTKKEENKKTEESVDPQISQEAKAENGSSQSGFHILGGFAEKTVQKVKRVLPQWLAQPDVIQRDITNNLIPISEVPGICPTLLKKLENNDIQSFFPVQAEVIPAILESVGSGLLVGPGGYRPRDICVSAPTGSGKTLAFVIPVVQALSKRVVCEVRALAVLPTKELAQQVSKVFSTYAEGTSLKVVMITGQKSFAAEQATLSENRGGVSHSLADIVVATPGRLVDHINKNSNFSLQHVRFLIIDEADRMIDSMHQSWLSQVTKAVYRSPGDAQTSVFRRIQPGPITVASLSPPQIPLQKLLFSATLTQNPEKLQLLDLHQPRLFTSTHTRTETTTQSQDTLNFPQGLTEYYVPCTLSKKPLIILHFLLRLKFSPALCFTNSREAAHR